Proteins from a genomic interval of Undibacterium parvum:
- the flgF gene encoding flagellar basal-body rod protein FlgF, whose amino-acid sequence MDRLIYTAMTGAKHILEQQATTSHNLANATTTGFRAQLDSFRAVPILGPGLPTRAFVVDATVGTDFSTGSFQSTGRELDLAIQGKGWLAVEKADGTEGYTRHGSLKLSENGVLQTQSGLNVLGDGGPITIPPDVSIAIAKDGTVSTVPTGSKPNAVEVIGRLKLVNPAEENLLRGDDGLFKTKDGLAVDSDLNVTVAGGMLEGSNVNVVESMVSMINLARSFEMQMKLLSNAESNAAKAGQIFNLG is encoded by the coding sequence ATGGACCGCTTAATTTATACCGCGATGACGGGAGCGAAGCATATATTGGAGCAGCAGGCTACCACTTCGCACAATCTTGCCAATGCCACGACTACCGGTTTTCGCGCCCAACTTGATTCATTTCGCGCGGTGCCTATCTTGGGGCCAGGCTTGCCAACTAGGGCATTTGTGGTTGATGCGACTGTCGGTACGGATTTTTCTACCGGCAGCTTTCAGAGCACTGGACGCGAGCTGGATCTGGCAATTCAAGGCAAGGGATGGTTGGCGGTAGAAAAAGCAGACGGCACGGAAGGCTATACCCGGCATGGCAGTTTAAAGCTTAGTGAAAATGGTGTGTTGCAGACTCAGAGTGGATTGAATGTTCTTGGAGATGGCGGTCCAATCACTATTCCTCCTGATGTTTCTATTGCTATCGCGAAAGATGGCACAGTGTCAACGGTGCCGACGGGAAGTAAACCGAATGCGGTGGAAGTGATAGGGCGCTTAAAATTAGTGAATCCAGCTGAAGAAAATTTACTGCGAGGTGACGATGGTTTGTTTAAAACCAAAGACGGTCTTGCTGTAGATTCTGATCTGAACGTGACGGTCGCTGGTGGTATGTTGGAAGGAAGTAATGTGAACGTGGTTGAGTCTATGGTTAGCATGATTAATCTCGCTCGCTCTTTCGAAATGCAAATGAAATTATTAAGCAACGCCGAGAGTAATGCCGCAAAAGCGGGGCAAATTTTCAATCTGGGCTGA
- the flgG gene encoding flagellar basal-body rod protein FlgG — translation MIRSLWIAKTGLDAQQTQMDVITNNLANVSTTGFKRSRAIFEDLLYQNIRQPGAQSSQQTQLPSGLQLGTGVRPVATERIFTQGNLQQTGNSKDLAISGQGFFQVLMPDGSTAYTRDGSFQVDSQGQMVTASGFVIQPAITIPANAQSVTVGRDGTVSVTQPGSSAPVQVGSIQLATFINSAGLMSMGENLYVETAASGNPGTNTPGTNGAGLLIQSSVETSNVNVAEELVNMIQTQRAYEINSKAITTSDQMLQRLSQL, via the coding sequence ATGATACGTTCATTATGGATAGCAAAAACAGGTCTAGATGCGCAACAGACGCAAATGGATGTAATCACCAACAATCTTGCAAACGTAAGCACCACAGGCTTCAAGCGTTCACGTGCGATTTTTGAAGATCTTCTGTATCAAAACATACGTCAACCTGGCGCCCAAAGTTCTCAGCAAACCCAATTGCCATCGGGTTTGCAGCTAGGAACCGGTGTTCGGCCCGTTGCAACTGAACGTATTTTCACTCAGGGGAATCTTCAGCAAACTGGGAATAGTAAAGACCTGGCTATTAGCGGTCAAGGTTTTTTTCAGGTGTTGATGCCCGATGGCTCGACTGCATATACACGTGATGGTTCTTTTCAAGTAGATAGCCAAGGTCAAATGGTGACGGCCAGTGGCTTTGTGATTCAACCTGCTATTACGATACCCGCTAACGCCCAAAGTGTTACGGTTGGACGCGATGGTACGGTATCAGTAACTCAGCCCGGATCTAGCGCTCCAGTGCAGGTTGGGTCTATTCAGCTAGCAACCTTCATTAATTCGGCTGGGTTGATGTCTATGGGCGAGAATCTATATGTTGAGACCGCAGCTTCCGGTAATCCTGGCACGAATACCCCAGGAACAAATGGCGCTGGGCTTCTTATACAAAGTTCGGTCGAGACTTCGAATGTGAATGTGGCCGAAGAATTGGTCAATATGATACAGACGCAAAGGGCTTACGAGATCAATAGTAAGGCAATAACGACATCAGATCAGATGCTGCAAAGACTTTCGCAACTGTAA
- a CDS encoding flagellar basal body L-ring protein FlgH, protein MSDAEEMMNIKIFLGLCFAIGLSGCAVTPTPIVHQPMTIQPQSAKPQREMNGAIFQSAFYRPLFEDSRARLIGDVMTVSISEKTSAGKAAASSGSKSGGASFSAPVVLGIPASTLAKASISTTSSSKFDEKGAETASNSFTGTIAVTVIDVLPNGNLLVSGEKQIAFDKGAEFVRFSGVVNPQTVTAGNQVASTQVADARFEYRSTSHVDIAEMNSLLTRFFLSFIPL, encoded by the coding sequence TTGAGTGATGCTGAGGAAATGATGAATATTAAAATCTTTTTAGGCTTGTGTTTTGCGATTGGCTTGTCGGGTTGCGCAGTTACGCCGACCCCTATTGTGCATCAGCCTATGACGATACAGCCACAATCCGCTAAACCGCAACGCGAGATGAATGGTGCAATTTTTCAATCGGCATTTTATAGACCTCTTTTTGAGGATTCTAGAGCGAGATTGATTGGTGACGTAATGACAGTCTCTATCAGTGAAAAAACCTCGGCAGGAAAAGCTGCCGCAAGTTCTGGAAGCAAATCTGGCGGCGCCTCATTTTCAGCTCCTGTCGTTCTTGGAATTCCTGCTAGCACTTTAGCCAAAGCGTCTATTTCAACCACATCCTCAAGCAAATTTGATGAAAAGGGCGCTGAGACGGCGAGTAATAGCTTTACTGGCACCATCGCAGTTACTGTCATTGATGTTCTGCCAAATGGCAATTTATTGGTCAGTGGAGAGAAACAAATCGCCTTTGATAAAGGCGCTGAGTTCGTCCGTTTTTCGGGTGTTGTCAACCCTCAGACGGTCACTGCCGGAAATCAGGTAGCATCTACTCAGGTGGCTGATGCGCGGTTCGAATATCGCTCGACTAGCCATGTTGATATCGCCGAAATGAATTCTTTGTTGACGCGGTTTTTTCTGAGTTTTATTCCTTTATAG
- a CDS encoding flagellar basal body P-ring protein FlgI, translating to MISKFFSAFKISLTTCLFVSLGFTPFEVAAERLKDLAGIQGVRQNQLIGYGLVVGLDGSGDQTTQTPFTVQSIINMMQQLGVSIPVGTSLQLKNVAAVMVTTSLPPFAQPGQTLDITVSSIGNAKSLRGGTLLMTPLKGADNQIYGMAQGNVLVGGVGASANGSKAQINHLSVGRISSGATVERAVASVLGHGNIIQLELNTSDFSTASRVVEAINKRFGADTAAAVDGRVIQVKAPASNDQRVSFLGALESIDVTPAQNAAKVILNARTGSIVMNQSVTLDTCAISHGNLSIVINTDNAVSQPNALAGGQTAGTANSNITIAKDAGQLMVLKAGASLSDVVKALNSIGATPQDLLAILQAMKASGALHADLEII from the coding sequence ATGATAAGTAAATTTTTCTCTGCGTTCAAAATTTCGCTCACAACATGCCTGTTTGTGTCCCTTGGCTTTACCCCATTTGAGGTGGCGGCTGAACGCTTGAAAGATTTGGCCGGCATACAAGGCGTAAGACAGAATCAATTGATAGGCTATGGTTTAGTGGTTGGTCTGGACGGTAGTGGCGATCAAACTACCCAAACTCCATTTACTGTGCAAAGCATTATCAATATGATGCAGCAACTTGGTGTGAGCATCCCGGTTGGTACCAGTCTGCAATTGAAAAATGTTGCGGCCGTCATGGTAACAACCTCGCTTCCTCCCTTTGCCCAACCAGGGCAAACCTTGGATATTACGGTGTCCTCAATTGGTAACGCTAAAAGTTTGCGCGGCGGCACCTTGTTGATGACACCTCTTAAGGGCGCTGACAATCAAATTTATGGTATGGCCCAAGGTAATGTCTTGGTTGGTGGGGTTGGTGCATCGGCGAATGGAAGTAAGGCGCAAATTAATCACTTAAGTGTGGGCAGAATATCCTCAGGTGCCACCGTTGAACGTGCGGTTGCCTCTGTCTTAGGACATGGGAATATCATACAGTTGGAGTTGAATACTTCAGATTTCTCTACCGCAAGTCGGGTCGTTGAGGCTATCAATAAGCGCTTTGGTGCTGATACCGCAGCAGCGGTTGACGGCAGAGTTATTCAGGTGAAAGCGCCTGCTAGTAATGATCAGCGAGTTAGTTTCCTAGGCGCGTTGGAAAGCATTGATGTCACACCCGCACAGAATGCTGCGAAGGTAATATTGAACGCACGCACAGGTTCTATCGTGATGAACCAATCGGTCACGCTCGACACATGCGCGATCTCACACGGAAATTTGTCTATCGTCATTAATACTGACAACGCAGTTAGCCAACCTAATGCTTTGGCTGGCGGGCAGACCGCTGGCACCGCAAATTCAAATATAACGATTGCTAAGGATGCGGGACAGTTAATGGTGCTTAAAGCAGGCGCTTCTTTGAGCGATGTGGTAAAGGCACTTAATTCTATCGGCGCGACACCGCAGGATTTACTGGCCATATTGCAGGCAATGAAGGCATCGGGTGCCTTGCATGCCGATTTGGAAATTATCTAA
- the flgJ gene encoding flagellar assembly peptidoglycan hydrolase FlgJ, which translates to MIGRADLSDKLAFDSKGLDGLKQSAREKSPEALKEAAKQFEALFMNMMLKSMRQAESKDSPFENEQSRMYTSMLDQQLSQNMSKRGIGLADALVRQLSNNAGNQILGLDTSLSNDNKADLKNLNGLDSYLKQANFEKKIESTETFGLNKNAPTHVKEFQQKLAAHAEQASLETGIPAKFMLGQAALESGWGKKEIKAMDGSASHNIFGMKATSSWKGKTVEAVTTEYIDGVASRKIQKFKAYDSYSDAFKDYAKLLTKNPRYENVIANAKDATSFAFGLQKAGYATDPQYAMKLSKIIKQTLSA; encoded by the coding sequence ATGATAGGCCGCGCCGATTTATCAGATAAACTTGCTTTCGATAGTAAGGGGCTTGATGGGCTAAAACAATCTGCGAGAGAAAAATCGCCGGAGGCCCTGAAGGAGGCTGCCAAGCAATTTGAAGCATTGTTTATGAATATGATGCTCAAATCGATGCGGCAGGCCGAGAGTAAAGATAGCCCCTTCGAAAATGAACAAAGTCGTATGTATACTTCTATGTTGGACCAGCAATTATCACAAAATATGTCTAAGCGAGGGATAGGCTTGGCAGATGCCTTGGTGCGGCAGCTATCCAATAATGCTGGGAATCAAATTCTAGGCCTAGATACTTCTTTAAGTAATGATAATAAAGCGGATTTGAAAAATTTGAACGGGCTGGATTCTTATCTTAAACAAGCAAATTTCGAAAAGAAAATCGAATCTACTGAAACATTCGGTTTAAATAAAAATGCCCCCACTCACGTGAAAGAGTTCCAGCAAAAACTCGCCGCGCATGCTGAACAAGCTAGTTTGGAAACCGGAATACCTGCTAAATTTATGCTAGGCCAAGCCGCTCTCGAGAGTGGTTGGGGAAAGAAAGAAATTAAGGCTATGGATGGATCGGCTAGCCATAATATTTTTGGTATGAAGGCCACGAGTTCTTGGAAAGGAAAAACGGTTGAAGCGGTGACTACAGAGTATATTGATGGTGTTGCTAGTCGGAAAATTCAAAAATTTAAGGCTTACGATTCATATAGCGATGCATTCAAAGATTATGCGAAATTGCTAACAAAAAACCCTCGTTATGAAAATGTTATTGCAAATGCCAAAGACGCGACAAGTTTCGCCTTTGGATTGCAAAAGGCTGGATATGCGACTGATCCTCAATACGCAATGAAACTTTCGAAAATTATCAAACAAACATTATCTGCATAG
- the flgK gene encoding flagellar hook-associated protein FlgK: MGTNVLGIGQSALLAAQVGIATTGHNIANAATPGYNRQVISQSAAEPQGNGGSYLGQGVKVDQVARVYNQFLGQQVNSTQSSKNYADAYFGQIKQINNLVADPQAGASPAIQEFFNSVQNLATTPNGTAGAAARQSVISSGSALTARLQSLQNRIDQLREGVNGQIQDSVGTINSYTSQLAALNETIERAQSVGGLPNDLLDHRDNLITELSKLVNVSVVPQGGKINIFMGTGQPLVLGSKASSLQVTSSLTDPSRLEVAYETNGTLVQIAENSLTGGRLGGLFSFRANSLDVSENSLGRVAIGLATTFNDQHKLGQDLNGALGGNFFNVGVPISQPSATNNGVTGNMSASIVDVGALTTSDYRVQYLAGNYQITRLSDGASTTPPLSPTLPVIFDGVSFNAPAVAPTNGDEFLIRPTAAGVRGFSVAINDTSKLAAAAPIATNFPSTNTGSGKISPGVIDATFVPASFVPPVSLSFSANAFTGFPVGSNVSVTVNGVTTPYGPYVAGTPVPYTSGATVKVSGVSFNVTGTPANGDVFTISPNSNGSGDNRNALLLGKLQTQNTLVGKSTSFQGAYAQFVSFVGNKTHELEVTNLSETKLLEQAVQAQQADSGVNLDEEAANLLRYQQAYQAAGKLMQIASQLFDALLALGR; the protein is encoded by the coding sequence ATGGGCACCAACGTATTAGGTATAGGGCAAAGTGCACTTTTGGCTGCGCAAGTAGGGATTGCAACCACCGGGCATAATATTGCCAATGCAGCAACTCCTGGGTATAACCGCCAAGTTATCTCGCAGAGTGCGGCCGAGCCTCAAGGTAATGGTGGATCCTATCTCGGGCAAGGCGTTAAAGTTGACCAGGTAGCAAGGGTTTATAATCAATTTCTAGGACAGCAAGTTAACTCAACGCAGTCCTCCAAAAATTATGCGGATGCCTATTTTGGTCAAATCAAACAAATAAATAACTTAGTTGCAGATCCGCAGGCGGGTGCTTCGCCTGCAATCCAAGAGTTTTTTAATTCAGTACAAAATCTAGCGACTACGCCAAATGGAACGGCAGGTGCTGCCGCTCGACAATCCGTTATATCTTCCGGTTCAGCCCTCACTGCAAGACTTCAAAGTTTGCAAAACCGTATTGATCAACTGCGTGAGGGTGTCAACGGTCAAATTCAAGATTCGGTCGGCACCATTAATAGTTATACGAGTCAATTGGCTGCATTAAATGAAACGATAGAGCGCGCTCAAAGCGTCGGCGGTTTGCCGAATGATCTCTTGGATCATCGCGATAACCTTATTACTGAATTAAGTAAGTTGGTTAATGTTTCTGTGGTTCCGCAGGGCGGGAAAATTAATATTTTCATGGGAACTGGCCAACCCCTGGTATTAGGCAGTAAAGCATCGAGTTTGCAAGTTACAAGTTCTTTAACTGATCCCTCAAGACTAGAAGTGGCTTATGAGACCAATGGTACTTTGGTTCAGATTGCTGAAAACAGTTTGACCGGTGGTCGATTAGGTGGCTTATTTAGTTTTAGGGCAAACTCTCTTGATGTGTCGGAAAACTCCCTAGGACGAGTTGCAATTGGTTTGGCTACTACATTTAATGACCAGCATAAATTAGGTCAGGATTTGAATGGCGCTTTAGGCGGTAATTTCTTCAATGTTGGCGTGCCTATCTCGCAGCCAAGCGCAACCAATAATGGCGTAACGGGCAATATGTCGGCAAGTATTGTGGATGTAGGTGCATTGACTACCAGTGACTATCGTGTCCAGTACTTAGCCGGAAACTATCAAATTACGCGCCTCTCGGATGGAGCCTCTACAACACCACCTTTGTCGCCGACCTTGCCGGTTATATTTGATGGTGTTTCGTTTAATGCACCCGCGGTGGCGCCGACCAACGGAGATGAATTTTTAATTCGCCCGACTGCAGCTGGGGTGCGTGGATTTAGTGTTGCTATCAACGATACTTCGAAGTTAGCTGCAGCAGCGCCAATTGCCACCAACTTTCCAAGTACTAATACCGGTAGCGGGAAAATCAGCCCTGGCGTGATAGATGCAACTTTTGTTCCTGCATCATTCGTACCGCCAGTTAGTTTGAGCTTTTCTGCCAACGCATTTACCGGATTTCCCGTAGGTTCTAATGTGTCAGTCACGGTAAATGGTGTGACAACCCCGTACGGGCCATATGTGGCTGGTACGCCAGTGCCATATACCAGCGGTGCAACCGTGAAGGTGAGTGGTGTCAGTTTTAATGTGACTGGCACACCGGCTAACGGCGATGTATTTACTATCTCTCCAAACAGTAACGGATCGGGAGATAATCGTAATGCTTTATTGCTAGGCAAATTGCAAACACAGAATACCTTAGTGGGTAAAAGCACGAGTTTTCAAGGTGCTTACGCGCAATTCGTAAGTTTTGTCGGGAATAAAACGCATGAATTAGAAGTGACGAATTTGTCGGAGACAAAGCTGCTTGAGCAGGCGGTGCAAGCGCAGCAAGCCGACTCAGGAGTGAATCTTGATGAAGAGGCAGCCAACCTACTCCGGTATCAGCAGGCTTATCAGGCAGCGGGTAAATTGATGCAAATAGCCAGTCAGTTATTCGATGCTTTACTGGCGCTGGGTAGATAA
- the flgL gene encoding flagellar hook-associated protein FlgL: MRISTSTIYDSGAARISDLQVALNKTNQQMSTGRRVLTPSDDPIASARALVISQSDSVNDQYAVNRRNGKNALNGAENILASVTSTLQSVKTLIVNAGNGSLTDVDRGYIATQLQGNLDQMLSLANSTDETGNYMFSGFTNTVMPYVKTANGANYVGDQGQRFVQADTSRQIAMGDVGPAVFGNIRTSKTAFAVAANSANLGKGVISGESIANAALLTGNNYEIKFSSATNFDVLNKTTGLPALSAQTYTSGSPIVFDGIQVNITDTPTAPGIGDSFSIQPGNQNIFETLTDLINVLRTSSGSLGAKADLSAGLAQANNNVDASLSNVIVSRTNMGTSLKEIDTLDESGDGIGLVYKKELAELQDLDYVKAITELKQQEVTLQAAQQSFVKTSSLSLFNYIS, encoded by the coding sequence ATGCGAATTAGTACAAGTACAATCTACGACTCTGGTGCGGCGAGGATTAGCGATTTGCAGGTCGCCTTAAATAAAACGAACCAGCAGATGAGCACTGGTCGTAGGGTATTGACCCCATCTGATGACCCTATCGCCTCAGCTCGCGCTTTAGTCATTAGTCAATCAGATTCTGTCAATGATCAATATGCCGTAAATAGGCGCAATGGAAAGAATGCACTAAATGGCGCTGAAAATATTCTCGCGAGCGTGACCAGCACGCTGCAAAGTGTAAAGACATTGATTGTGAATGCTGGTAATGGTTCATTGACTGATGTGGATAGAGGTTATATCGCGACCCAACTGCAAGGCAACCTTGATCAAATGTTAAGTCTCGCGAACTCCACTGATGAAACTGGAAACTATATGTTTTCAGGTTTTACAAACACTGTCATGCCGTATGTTAAAACTGCGAATGGTGCAAACTACGTTGGCGATCAAGGTCAAAGATTTGTGCAGGCTGACACCTCAAGACAGATCGCGATGGGTGATGTAGGACCTGCTGTATTCGGAAATATTCGTACCAGTAAAACTGCCTTTGCTGTTGCTGCAAATTCTGCGAATTTGGGGAAGGGGGTGATCTCAGGGGAAAGTATTGCTAACGCCGCTTTACTTACCGGAAATAATTATGAGATAAAATTTTCATCGGCTACAAATTTCGATGTGTTAAATAAAACTACCGGTCTTCCTGCCCTCAGTGCTCAGACCTACACTAGCGGTAGCCCTATTGTTTTCGACGGAATTCAAGTTAATATCACAGATACGCCTACAGCTCCCGGCATCGGGGATAGTTTTTCAATTCAGCCTGGAAATCAAAATATTTTTGAAACCTTGACTGATTTGATCAATGTTTTGAGGACCTCGTCGGGATCATTGGGGGCAAAAGCCGATCTCTCGGCTGGATTGGCGCAAGCGAATAATAATGTCGATGCATCACTCTCCAACGTCATCGTATCGCGCACCAATATGGGGACTAGTTTAAAAGAAATTGATACTCTGGATGAGTCTGGTGATGGTATTGGCTTGGTGTACAAAAAAGAGTTGGCTGAGTTGCAGGACTTGGACTACGTTAAGGCGATTACTGAGTTAAAACAACAAGAAGTAACCTTGCAAGCGGCACAGCAGTCATTTGTTAAAACTTCGTCTTTGTCTTTGTTTAACTATATTAGTTAA
- a CDS encoding ChbG/HpnK family deacetylase, with protein MNDYKTEIALCVDDFGQHAGIDASVCELLQLNRISAVSCMSGAPRWSSHSAPMLREREACADYGLHFNLTEGFGSRSSGSLSSLILRSYLHRLEPQGLRTMLQTQLDSFENALGRTPDFIDGHQHIHQLPMVRDALLEVVKNRYTSNRPWIRNTTPANPNWGGKARILKYLGGATLHKKLNQFQIPSNHDFSGVYGFDTENYAACFEDWLKFTSKASLIMCHPATSLDTHDPISKQRLVEHKFFSSELYTNLLDRYRVKIERMSSILSTQK; from the coding sequence ATGAACGACTACAAAACGGAAATTGCACTTTGTGTAGACGATTTTGGACAACATGCAGGCATTGATGCATCAGTTTGCGAACTTCTACAATTAAATCGAATCAGCGCGGTTAGTTGTATGAGTGGAGCACCGCGATGGTCATCCCACTCCGCGCCCATGTTAAGAGAGCGAGAAGCTTGTGCTGATTACGGCTTACATTTTAATCTCACCGAAGGCTTCGGCTCAAGATCGAGCGGGTCATTATCAAGCTTAATATTACGCAGTTATTTGCATAGATTAGAGCCGCAAGGTTTGCGCACTATGCTACAGACGCAGCTAGACTCATTTGAAAACGCCTTGGGTCGTACACCTGACTTTATAGACGGTCATCAGCACATTCATCAATTGCCTATGGTGCGCGATGCACTACTTGAAGTAGTCAAAAATCGCTATACAAGTAACAGACCTTGGATACGCAATACCACTCCAGCAAATCCTAACTGGGGAGGAAAAGCGAGAATACTCAAGTATTTGGGTGGTGCCACACTTCACAAAAAGCTAAATCAGTTTCAAATACCTAGCAACCATGATTTTTCTGGCGTATACGGCTTTGATACGGAAAACTATGCCGCTTGCTTTGAAGACTGGTTAAAATTTACTAGCAAGGCTAGCCTGATCATGTGCCACCCAGCAACCTCGCTTGACACACATGACCCTATCTCCAAGCAACGACTGGTCGAACACAAGTTTTTTAGTTCAGAACTTTATACCAACTTACTAGACCGCTACCGCGTAAAAATCGAACGCATGTCATCCATATTAAGTACTCAGAAATAG
- a CDS encoding GtrA family protein, translating to MKLLEFKRILRFTAVGLSAAAIHYVSVVILVETLSTAPLLANIAGFLISFWMSYFGHRFWTFGDHASINNNSFLRFLATASLGFAMNELLFYLMLTYTSIPYTIALAIAVVTVAISTYFLSRLWAFRSQRTLHS from the coding sequence GTGAAATTATTAGAATTTAAGCGCATATTACGTTTTACTGCTGTTGGATTGAGCGCTGCGGCGATACATTATGTGAGCGTGGTCATTCTAGTCGAAACGCTATCAACAGCACCTCTACTGGCAAATATTGCTGGTTTTTTAATTTCTTTTTGGATGAGCTATTTCGGCCATAGATTTTGGACCTTTGGCGATCACGCTAGTATTAACAATAACTCTTTTTTGCGTTTTTTAGCGACGGCCTCGCTAGGCTTTGCAATGAATGAATTACTGTTTTATTTAATGCTGACGTATACCTCGATTCCATACACCATCGCTCTTGCCATAGCCGTAGTGACAGTGGCGATTTCAACCTATTTCCTTAGTCGCCTATGGGCATTTCGTTCGCAAAGGACACTACATTCATGA
- a CDS encoding glycosyltransferase family 2 protein, with the protein MKNSMTLSLPPLPAKQTRPASPKISCVVPAYNEAKHIANFLIDLQTTLAAFTSNYEIIVVNDGSTDNTAEAVATVAADCAVRYLSLSRNFGKEAALSAGIDRAKGDAVILLDGDYQHPLELLPEMLSLWQTGYDMVYGVIADRRHESLLKRWGTGLFYNLMERDSVINIPRNAGDFRLLDRCVVDALRQLPERNRFMKGLYAWVGYKSIALPFTPLDRASGVSSFRLRGLGKLALAGITAFTTLPLRVWSGIGAVISIASILYALYVMLETLFFGNPTPGWATLTVSLMFFSGVQLFSIGILGEYLGRVYEEVKMRPLYLIAEDLDHGRTDAATRTISTSSENIQL; encoded by the coding sequence ATGAAAAACTCAATGACATTGTCCCTGCCTCCACTACCAGCGAAACAAACGCGACCTGCATCACCGAAAATCAGTTGTGTGGTTCCTGCGTACAACGAAGCCAAGCACATTGCCAATTTTTTAATCGATTTACAGACAACACTTGCTGCGTTTACAAGCAACTATGAAATCATCGTTGTTAATGACGGCAGCACCGACAATACCGCGGAGGCAGTAGCTACGGTCGCGGCTGACTGCGCAGTCCGTTATCTGAGTTTATCGCGCAACTTTGGCAAAGAAGCTGCATTATCGGCAGGTATAGATAGAGCCAAGGGCGATGCCGTCATCCTCCTTGATGGCGACTACCAGCACCCGCTAGAGTTATTACCAGAAATGCTCAGTCTATGGCAGACCGGCTACGACATGGTATACGGTGTCATTGCAGACCGTCGTCACGAATCACTCTTAAAACGCTGGGGAACCGGTTTGTTTTACAATTTAATGGAACGCGACTCGGTCATTAACATTCCGAGAAATGCGGGTGACTTCCGCCTATTAGATCGCTGTGTGGTTGACGCACTACGTCAACTACCAGAACGAAATCGCTTCATGAAGGGTTTATATGCCTGGGTCGGTTATAAAAGTATAGCCTTGCCCTTTACTCCCTTAGATCGAGCCTCTGGTGTTTCAAGTTTTCGACTGCGAGGTTTAGGTAAGTTAGCCTTGGCAGGAATTACCGCCTTCACAACCTTACCACTGCGCGTATGGAGTGGCATAGGAGCCGTAATTTCAATAGCCTCCATCCTGTATGCGCTTTACGTTATGCTTGAAACTCTGTTTTTCGGCAACCCAACGCCAGGCTGGGCCACTCTGACCGTCAGTCTAATGTTTTTTTCCGGTGTTCAATTATTTTCAATCGGCATTTTGGGTGAGTACTTGGGCCGAGTCTATGAGGAAGTGAAAATGCGCCCGCTCTATTTAATTGCTGAAGACCTAGATCACGGCAGAACAGATGCAGCAACACGAACAATTAGCACATCATCAGAGAATATACAGTTGTGA